The Mailhella massiliensis DNA segment CTCAAAGAGAGAGAAAAAATTGGGGCTCAACTTTCAAATATATGGACAGATATTCCTGGAAATACACTAGGTTATACTCAAGAAAATGTGAATTATCCTACTCAAAAGCCTGAAGCCCTTCTTGAACGTATCATCAAAGCCTCTTCCAACGAAGGTGACCTTGTGGCGGATTTTTTCTGTGGCTCAGGCACAACTGCCGCTGTAGCGGAAAAATTGGGGCGTAAGTGGATTGCTGCGGACCTCGGCAAATTCGCCATCCACACTACCCGTAAAAGAATGATCGGCGTGCAGCGCCAGCTCAAGAAAGACGGCAAAAATTATCGCGCCTTTGAAATACTCAACCTAGGTAAGTATGAACGCCAGCACTATATCGGCGTCAATGAAAATCTGCGGGAAGAGGAAAAGCGGCAGCAGCTTAAGGCTAGGGAGACCGCCTTTCTTGAACTTATCCTCAATGCCTACCATGCGGAGAGGGTCAGTGGTTTCAATACATTCCACGGCAAAAAGAATGGGCGCATGGTAGTTGTCGGCCCGGTCAATATGCCGGTTACCCGGCTATTTGTGGAGGAAGTCTTCTTGGAATGCCGTACCCTGAAGATAACCAAAGTGGATGTGCTGGGCTTTGAATTCGAAATGGGGCTGTTCCCCAATATTCTGGATAACGCCAGAAGCCACGGCATTGACCTTGTGCCAAAGTATATTCCAGCTACAGTGTTTGACAAGCGGGCCGTGGAAAGGGATCAGGTTATTTTCCATGATGTAGCCTTTATTGAGGCTAAAGTACTTTACAATGCAAAAAACAAGAATGATGTGGCGGTCAAGCTGACGGATTTTTCCGTGTTTTATTCGCAGGATTCCACCCGGCAGGCAGAGACCGTTCTCAAGAACAACGCCAGCAAAATTGTGATGGAACAGGGACAAATCATCAAGGTCAGCAAAGACAGGAACGGCATCGTCAGCCGGGAGCTGCTGACCCAAAAATGGACGGACTGGATTGATTACTGGTCTGTGGATTTTGATTTTGAAAGCAAGCGGGAAATTATCCAGCAACTCAACCCGGAGACTGGAGAAAATGAGGAAATCTGGACGGGCGACTATATCTTTGAAAACGAGTGGCAGACCTTCCGCACAGCAAAGGACAGGACGCTAGAGCTGATCAGTGCGCCGCACCAGTATGCAAAGCCAGGTCAATACAAGATTGCGGTCAAGGTTGTGGATATTTTTGGCAATGACACCATGACCATACTCGCCGTCAACATTCAGTGAGGGAACTAATGGCCTTACATCCAAAATTCCCGGAATCTCCCTACGCCATTCTTGAGCCAGAGTTGCGCTGGTTTCCGGCAGATGAAAACCTGCGAACCTGCGGCATGGAAAAACTCATTCCTCCTCTGGTGGACAAGCTGCGCCGCGAGGTCAAGACTTTTCGGGATTCCGGCTATGTCGGTGCCAGCGATACTAGCCGCAGTTTGCTTAATTGGTGGTTCTGCACGCCGCATCTGCTGCCGCGCAGCGATGGCAATATGGCGGAGTTTCAATATTTCTTCGCCCAGCGGGAAGCACTGGAAACCATTATTTTTCTGTATGATGTCCGGGGAGTGCGGGAAAAGTTCGACCTGATGCGTTTTGATAGCACCGGCCTTGTTTCGGCTGGTATGTTTGACGAAAACTGGCTGCGGCTGGTTATCAAAATGGCCACAGGCAGCGGCAAGACCAAAGTGATGAGCTTGGCTTTGGTCTGGAGCTTTTTCCACAAGCTGTATGAGCTGGATTCCGGGTTGTCCCGCAACTTTCTGATTATTGCGCCGAATATTATCGTGCTGGATCGCATTTACAAGGATTTTCAGGGACTGCGCATTTTTTTTGAAGACCCTACATTGCCGGATAATGGCTATGAGGGGCATAACTGGCGGGACGATTTTCAGCTCACCCTGCACAAGCAGGATGAAGTCAATATCACTCATTCAGTGGGCAACATCTTCCTGACCAACATTCATCGCGTGTATTGCGGCAATGATTCCTTGCCGTCCGCCAACGACGAGAATAGCAAGGACTATTTTCTTGGCAGGAAACCAACAGGCGCAACCAATGACTCAAAGGTCGACCTAAGGGGCATTGTCCGGAGTATTGGCGAATTAATGATTATCAATGATGAGGCCCATCATATCCATGACCCATCTCTGGCCTGGTTCAAATCAATTCAGGATATTCACAACAATTTGTTGCAGAAAGGGGCCGCGCTCAGTTTGCAGCTGGATGTGACCGCTACGCCCAAACACAACAACGGCGCAATCTTTGTGCAGACAGTGGTGGATTATCCACTGGTTGAAGCCATTTATCAAAATGTAGTTAAGCATCCTGTTCTGCCGGACGCTCCCAGCCGCGCTAAGCTGGAAGAAAAGCAAAGTGCGAAGTTTACCGAGAAGTATGCCGATTATCTCGACCTTGGCGTGGTTGAATGGCGTAAGGCGTATAAAGAACACGAAAAGGTTGGCAAGAAGGGCATCCTTTTTGTGATGACCGATGACACTAGAAACTGCGATGAAGTGGCAGAATATTTGGAAAGCCGCTATTTGGAATTGAAAGGCGCGGTTCTGGTCATTCACACCAAGAACAACGGAGAAATTTCCGAAGCTAGTTCCGGCAGGGCAAAGGAAGAGTTAGAGCGACTGCGTCGCCTTTCCAATGAAATTGACGACTCCAGCAGTCCTTATAAAGCCATTGTTTCCGTCCTCATGCTCAAGGAGGGGTGGGACGTGCGCAATGTCACCACAATTGTCGGCTTGCGCGCCTATTCCGCTAAAAGCAATATTTTGCCAGAGCAGACTCTGGGGCGCGGCCTGCGCAAAATGTACTTTGGTGGGCTGAGGGAACAGGTCAGCGTTGTCGGCACGGACGCGTTCATGGACTTTGTGGAGTCTATCCAGCTTGAAGGTGTTGAGCTTGAACGAAAACCAATGGGCGGCGGTACGGGAGCTAAGGCCCCGCTGGTTATAGAAGTTGATCGGGAAAATCTCAAAAAGGATATTGACGCGCTAGATATGGAAATTCCTGTTTTGACGCCTAGAATTTACCGGGAATACAAAAATCTGGAAGAGCTGGACATCAAGGCTTTGGGTAACAACAAGCTGGAATACAGACAGTTCAGCGAGGAAGAGCAACGGGAAATTATTTTCAAGGATATAACGACAGGTGAGATTACGCACAAAACTATTCTGAACAGCGCGGGAGTAGCTGATTTCAGTAGTGTCATCGGCTTCTTTGCTAAGACGATTATGGGAGAGTTGCGTCTGTTCAGCGGCTATGACGTGCTTTATGGTAAGGTCAAGGCATTTGTGAGAGATGAACTGTTTACCCAAAGTGTGGACTTGGAATCCGCCAACACACTGCGCAATCTATCAGAGATTGAAGCTTCCCGAACCATTATTGATACCTTCAAAAAAGCCATCAACGCGCTTACTGTACGCGACAGAGGTTCTGCCGAAATACGGGATACCATCAAGCTGCGCAATACCCGTCCTTTTATGGTGAAGGAGCAGGATTACCGTCCAGCGCAAAAGAGCGTCTTTAATCGCATAATAGGCGACAGTCACCTTGAGCTTCTTTTTGCCGACTTTTTGGAAAGCTGCCCAGATGTTATCTCCTATGCCAAAAACTATTTGGCGGTAAACTTTCGGCTGGATTACGTCCGGGCGGACGGTAGCATCAGTAACTACATTCCAGATTTTTTTGTCAAGCTGTCGCCTACAGACATAGTGATTGTAGAAACCAAGGGTCGGGAAGACTTGGACGTGCCGGAAAAAATGGCTCGCCTGAAACAGTGGTGTGAAGATATAAATGTGGCACAGAGCAAGACCAGATTTGACTTCGTCTATGTTGATGAGGAGAGCTTCAAGAAATACCGTCCAATCTCAATGAAGGCACTGCTTGGCGGGTTTACGGAGTATAAATAGTAGCCTATCCATGTTCGCTAAAGAGAAGTTTTACAATCTTTAAAAATGGGGGTACTTTTATAGGTATTATACAAGATTTTTATAATAACCTATTTTTATTTCAGTATGTTATTATGTAAAATTTATCCGCCTGGGGACGCCAGAAAGAAATCAACGCCTTGTGAGCAGTCACAGGGCGTTTTTTCGTTAATGGCCTTCGGCATGGAGAAGGCCGGGTCCCCGCAGTATGGAAGCGTCCGTTTCGGGGCTTTTTGCAGGGAAGAGAAAAGTTTCCTTCTGCATGGAGGGAGGACGGAAAAAACTTTTTTCGTTGTGCCGCAGGCATCGGCGGAAAAAAGTATGCAGTTTTGCGTGTCGATTTTCTTTCCCGCAGGCGTTCCGCTGTTGCGGAAGAGGGCGCTTTGTTCTAACGTCGCCTTGAAGTCTCCATTTCGGAGGCGGTTGTCAACCCTGAGGAGGGTATATGAACAAGTTCTTCGCTTTTGCGGCGGCAGGCGCCATGTTGCTGGGAGTTTGCGGACAGGCCCAGGCTCTTCCCGAACCCGACATGTCTCCCAAGTACACCTATGAACTGAAGGACGTGATGAAGGTCGACGGACGTCAGGGCGTAGCCTGCGACGGCAAGTACATTTACGTCAGCTGCAGCAAGGCGCTGTACAAATACGACATGGACGGCAAGCTCGTCCTGAAGAACGACAAGCCCTTTGAAACCGGCTACACCAAGGCAGTGAACCACCTCGGCGACATCGACGTGTACAACGGCGAAATTTACTGCGGTGTGGAAAACTTCATGGACGGCGTGGGCAAGGATATTCAGGTTTCCGTGTACGACGCCAATACCCTCAAGTTCAAACGCGCATTCCCCTTCAACGAGGCTTCCGGCCAGCTGGAAACTTCCGGCATCACGGTGGACCCTGTGAAGGGCTCCGTGTGGATGTGCTCCTGGGTGGGCGAGGAATCCGGCCGTTACCTCTATGAATACGATCTGGACGGCAACTATCTGCGCAAGGTGCATCTGCAGCCCGTGCCTCAGTGGGTGCAGGGCATATTCTATTACGAAGGCTCCCTCTTCCTTACCGCGGATGACGGCACGGCCGACGACAACGAACCCGACCACCTCTATCGCGTGGATATTTCCTCCAATACCTACGCTCCCGTCATTTTGGAAAAGACCTTTACCGAGGCCATCCGGCAGGGTGAAATCGAAGGCCTTTGTGTCGATCCTTCCACCGGCGACCTTCTGGTGCATCAGAACCGCGGCGCGCGCATCGTGCTCGGCATGACCAAGGGCATGTATCCCGGTTATAAGGAAGAAGTGCATGAAATCTATCGCTATAAGATGACGCCCGCCATGTAAGGCCCCGTCACGGCATTCCGGCCCCCGTCGTTTTCCGGCGGGGGCTTTTTTTTACCCTGTTTCCCTGCCTGCCGCGGCGCATGTTTTCCTTCCGGTGAGGAGAAGCAAAAGCGGACGGAACCGGAATGGCGGTAAAGCGTTCTCTCCAGGGGCGGAAGATGAACCATGAGGAAGAGAATGTCATGCCCGGTTTGCGAGAGTAAAAAGTGTTTATCTTCCCGGTATGGGCGAACAAAAAAGGCGGTGCTCAGAGCTTTGAGCACCGCCTTTTCTACATCCTTTTGTTTTCACAACAGAAGATATGAACGTACGATAGCAAATATCAGAATTCTGACAAGGGTGAAAAAGAGAGATCTATCACTAACATGTTATTTTTTCTTATAAAAAAAATAATACTATTCAAGGCGGCCGCGCAGATTTTTCTCGTGTTGTCAGTTTATAGCGGGAGAGCAGGAAGTTTGATGTAGATAATATGCTGAAATATATAAATAAAACACTCCCTGCTGTCATATCTTCTGTTAATAGGGGGGACTTGTACGTTTCCCCTTGAAAAAAACTGCAATTCTTGCACGAAACAGCGGGGCGTGTGGTGCTGAGCGAATTCATTCATACCAGGTATGTTCCCTACATCAGGGAACACAAGCGCAGCTGGCAGACGGATGTGAGGTATGTGCACCGGCATATTCTGCCCTACCTGGGGGAATGCCGGCTTGAGGATATTAATGAAGAGAAGCTCTACCATTGGAAGGAGAAACTCCTTGCCGCCGGGCTTTCGCATAATACCTGTTACCGGCTGTTCTGGCTGGTGAAGTATATTCTGAACTGCGCCGTACGCTGGCATGTGCTGGCAAGCGACGAGGCATTCCGCCATGCCGTGTGCCGCCGCAGCGCGCCGCGCTGCCCGGAGGTGCTTTCCGCTTCGGAAAAGCAGCGCCTCATCGCTCTTCTCAATCAGTACCGGAACAATGTTGCGGCGCGGGCCATTCACCTTCTGCTTCTGACCGGGGCTTCCAAGTCGGAAATTCTCTATGCCCGCCGGGAAGATGTGGACCTTCCCGGGCGCAGCCTTGCCGTACGCCGGGGCTCCGAAGTCGTGCGCCGCCTGCCGCTCAGCGAGGCGGCGGTGAGGCTCATTGCCGAACTGCCCGTGCGTGCCGATGTGCCGTGGCTTTTCTTCCGCCCCGCCACGGGGGAGAGGGTGGTCACGGTGTTCGCCTTCTGGGACAAGCTTCGCCGCGAGCTGGGGCGTCCCACCCTGCGCCTGAACGACCTTCGTCATATCTTCGTGCACTCGCTGCTTCAGAACGGGGCAACATACAAGGATGTACGCAGCCACCTGGGGCACTATTCCTCCGAGGCTTTTCTTCTTCAGTCGCAGATGCAGGGCGGTCAGGCCGATCCTTCGCAGGGGGCCTTCCAATGATTGTTCGCCTTGTTCCGGGCAGCCTCCGCGCAGGCGGAAAGGTCTTTGCGTGCCTTGCAGCGTCGTTTCTTGTCTGTGCCCTTGCTTCGGGCTGCGTGCAGAAGCAGCCTTCCGTGCCTTCTGCGCCCGCGGAAGCGGCGGCGCCTTCCGGGGATGCCTTTGCGCTGGCGCTTTCCCGTATGCAGGTGGGAGAAGAGGCGCTCATGCCCACGCCTTTCGGCATGGACAGCCGGGTGATGCTGGAATCTTCCTACACGTCCGGCCTCGGACAGACGTGCAGAAGGGCGGCGGTTCGCGCCGGGGGCATCACCCACCGTATCGCCGTATGCAGGGATGCTTCGGGCTGGACAACGGCCGAGCCGATTTTTGAAAACGTGCAGAGATAAGCCATGGACAGCGCGCTTACCGTGCAGGGTCGCGTCATCTATGCCCTGATGATGCGCGAGGTGCATACCATCTACGGTACATCCCGCCTGGGCTACCTGTGGGCGCTCATACAGACCATGTGGGGAATAGGCATGTTCTGGGGCATGCGCTACCTTGCCGGGGCCAAGGCTCCGCACGGCATGCACATCCTCATGTTCATGCTGGTAGGGTTCGGTCTTTTTAATATGTTCAGCGGGATTCTGAACAAGTGCATGAATGCCGTAGCCGGAAACAGGGCGCTGCTGACCTTTCCGCAGGTCACGCCCGTGGATCTCATGCTTTCCCGCGCCGTCATCGTCTGGGCCACGGAAGTGGTGGCCGCACTGCTCCTCATTACCATCGGCATGCTCTGCGGCATGCCGTTCTACCTTACCGATTTCGGGGGTCTGCTGTTTCTTCTTCTGCTTACGCCGCTTCTGGGCCTCGGTATGGGGATGCTCTGTGCCTCTCTGGCAGTGCTGTACCCCACGCTGGAAAAAATCGTGCCCATGGTCATGCGTATTCTCTTTTTTGCCTCTGGCCTGTTCTATTCCGCCACCATGCTGCCTTCCTATGTGCTGCGGTATCTCTGGTACAATCCTCTGATTCAGATCATCGAATGGGGCAGGGTATGCCTTTCCCGCGGGTACAGCACCATTTCCTACAGTCCTGAATACCTGTTGTCCGTGACCGTAACATGCCTGTGCCTCGGCTTTCTCATGGAACGCTATGTGCGGAGGCGGCTGGTATGATCGAGCTTTCTCACGTGTGCAAAAGCTACGGCCTGCCGCACGGCCGCAAGGTGGTACTGGACAATGTGTCCCACATTTTCCGCGAAGGTGTGAACATGGGCATTCTCGGCCTGAACGGGGCGGGCAAGTCCACGCTCATGCGCGTGATATGCGGGGCGGAATCGCCGGACAAGGGGCGGGTCAAGCGCACCAGCCGTGTTTCCTGGCCCATAGGCTTTTCCGGGGGCTTCCACGGCAGCCTCACCGGGCGGGAGAACATGCGCTTCACCTGCCGCATCTACGGGGCGAATATCAAACAGGTGACTGATTTCGTAGAGGATTTTTCCGAACTCGGCCCCTACATGGACATGCCCATCCGCACCTATTCCTCGGGCATGAAAGCAAAGCTGGCCTTCGGGCTGAGCATGGCCATCGGTTTTGATTTCTACCTTATCGACGAAGGCTACGCCGTGGGCGACGCCTCCTTCCGCGCCAAGAGCGAAAGGGTTTTTCAGGAAAGAAAGGCCCACTCCACGCTGCTGGTGGTGGCGCACAGCACCTCCGTCATACGGGCGAACTGCGACAACGCCGCCATTTTAAAGGGCGGCAAGCTGATTTTTTTCGACACGCTGGACGAGGCGCTGTCGGTTTATGAAGGGATGTGCCGTGGAAAAAAATAATGTGGCCCTTACCCGGCAGTACGCCAAAACGCTGTGGCGCAGACTGCGCCGCTGGATGAAGAAACGTGCCTTCATCACGGCGCTGGTGCTGCCTACGGTGCTGGCCTTTTTCTATTTTCTCATGCTGGCCTCGCCCATGTATGTGTCGCATGCGAGCTTTGCCATACGCAGCGCAGATGCTTCCGTATCGGGAGGGGCGGATATAGCGTCCATGTTTTTGAGGACTTCCGGCTCCACGGGGAACGATGCCTACATCATCAACGACTATATTCAGAGCCTTGACCTTGCTCAGGATATCGACCGGGAACTGGGGCTGGTAAGCCATTACAGCGATCGGGAATACGATGTGATTTCCCGCCTGTGGCAGCACCCCACGCAGGACGAACTGACCCGCTACTGGCGCTGGGCGGTACTGCCGCAGCTCAATGTGGATACGGGCATCATTTCTCTGGAAGTGAAGGCCTACACGCCGGAGATGGCGCAGAAGCTCACGCAGGCCATTTTAAAGCGGAGCGAGGCGCTGGTGAACGCCATGAACGAGCGGGCACGCCACGATGCGGTGGAACTTGCGCGCGAGGAAGTGAGCCGTGCGGAAGAGCGTGTGCGCCATGCGCAGAGCGCCATGCGGGAATTCCGCGATACCCACAATCTCATCGACCCCAAGAGCACGGCGGCCGGTCTTCAGGAACTGGTGACGCGGCTGGAAGCCGAGGCCACGACGCTCCGCACCCAGATATCGGAAGCAAAATCGTACATGAACGCGGAAGCTCCGCTTCTGAAGTCGCTGAACCAGCGCCTTGCTGCGGTGGAAAAGCAGCTTGGGGAAGAAAAGCTGCGCGTGGCCGGGCAGAGCACCGTGCAGGGCAACCTGAACTCCCTTGTGGCCGAGTACGAAGACCTGACCATAGAGGCGGAATTTGCCCAGAAGCAGCTTGTTTCTGCCATGACCTCCCTGGAGCAGGCGCGCATCCAGCAGATGGCGCAGTCGCGCTATGTGGTGGCGTATCAGCAGCCCACGCTGCCGGACGAGTCTCTGTACCCCCGGCCCTTCCTTTTCACGCTCTATGTGTTTGCGGCGCTGCTGCTCCTTCTGGGCATCGTGTCGCTGGTATGGGCGTCCATCCGAGAACATGCGGGATTTTAATATGAAAGCGATATACCACGCCGGCATACTATTTTCGCTCTGCACGCTCTGTGCTCAGCCTGTTTTTGCAGCGGAGAATCCGCTCCAGAACTACAGCGGGGCGGCGCAGTACGGCGGCTCTTCCATGGCATCGGGCACGCCCATGCAGGGCGGGCTGCCTGCCTCGGCCAGAAACGGCATGAATGTGGTTTCCCAGTCCACGCCCGGGGGCTATCCGGTGTTCGACGCTTCGGCTCCTTACCGGGAAAAGCAGTCCACCCCCACGGTGATGGACGCGCCGCCCGCCTGGGCGCAGGGAGGGCTTGCGCCTTCGGCTTCCGCACTGCTTGCTCCCTTCGGGGCCAATCTGTTCCGGGGAAATTTTGCGGGCACCTACAGCGACGGCATGAACGGCGACTATGTCATCCTGCCCGGCGACCGCATCATGGTGCGCGTATGGGGCGCGAAAACCTATGACGACGTGCTGCCCGTGGACCAGCAGGGCAACATCTTTCTGCCGGAAGTGGGGCCTGTGCGTGTGGCCGGGCTCAAGCAGTCCGCTTTGCAGGGGGCGGTGCGCTCGCGCCTTGCCTCGGTATTCACCGACAACGTGAACATCTACGTCAACCTCCAGAGTTCCCAGCCCGTGGCCGTGTATGTGACGGGCTTTGTAAACCAGCCGGGCCGCTATGCGGGCAGCCCCGTGGATTCCGTGATGTCGTACCTCGACAGGGCAGGGGGCATTACGCCGAACCGCGGCACCTTCCGCAACGTGCAGGTGAAGCGCGGCAACAAGGTGGTGGCGAGTCTTGATCTTTATGATTTCGCCCTCAACGGCAACATGCCCGACATCCGGTTGAAGGAAGGCGACGTCATCCTTGTGGGAGAACGCGGGGTGAGTGTGGCGGCCTGCGGCATGCTGCGGCAGGAAGCCCGGTATGAGTTCAGGGGGCAGGCCACGGGTTCGCAGCTCATCGCCTACGGCAGCCCGCTTTCCAGCGCCACGCATGTGAGCGTTACGGGCATCCGGGGCGGCAGGCCCTTCAATGAATACATGACCATGCAGGAATTTTCCTCCATGCGCCTTGCGGACGGGGACAGCGTGGAATTCGTGGCCGATACGCGTGGCCGCACCATCATGGCCTCGGTGAGCGGAGCCATACGCGGGGCATCGCGCTTCCCGGTAAAGAACAGCACCACGCTGCGGGCCCTGCTTGCCTATGTGGAGGTGGACCCGGCCCTTGCCGACGTTTCCGCCGTGTATGTGCGCCGCCAGAGCGTGGCGCGCCAGCAGAAGACCATACTGGAAGATTCCCTGCACCGCCTGGAGCGTTCCGCGCTGACGGCCACGTCCGCCACGGCGGAGGAAGCCGAGATCCGCGTGCGCGAGGCGGAACTGGTGCAGGACTTCATCCGCCGTGCGGCAAGCCTCACGCCCGACGGCGTGGTGGTGGTGAGCCGGGGCGGACAGGTGCGCGACCTTCTGCTGGAAGATGGCGACGAAGTGGTCATTCCGCAGAAGAGCGACGTGGTGCAGGTATCCGGCGAGGTGCTTCTGCCCAAGGCCGTGACCTTCGATGCCGCCATGAAGGCGGAAGACTATGTGAAGAGCGCGGGCGGTCTTACCGACCGTGCGGATGAGGACAACATTCTTGTTGCGCGCATGAACGGGGAGGTGGGCCCCATTGCGGAACTGGGCGTGCATGCCGGGGACCGCATTCTGGTCATGCCCCGTGTGGATACCAAGAATCTGGAACTGGCCAAGGGCATCACGCAGATACTCTACCAGATTGCCGTGGCCACCAAGGTGGCTGTGGGGCTGTAGCCATGGAACATCCAGCGGTCAGCGTGATTATTCCCGTGTGGAACAGCGGGAAATACTTCCGGGAATGCCTGGACAGCGTTCTTTCCCAGAGCCTGCGGAATATCGAAGTGCTCATTGTGGATGACGCCTCCACTGACGGAAGCGGAGCTGTAGCCGAAGAATACGCCTCGCGCGATGCCAGAATCACGGTGATGCATCAACCCTCATCCACAGGTGCAGGCCCTGCCAGAAACCGGGCCATGGCTGTAGCCCGTGGGGAATACATCGCCTTTATGGACAGCGACGATCTGTATCCTTCGAATGATGTACTGGAAACGCTGTACCGTAAGGCTGTGGAACAAAATGTTAATATTTGTGGTGGCTCACTTTTATATATTAATTCTGATGGCTCTATAAGAATTAAACAGATATCTTATCAGATGTTTAATAGGGATAGTCTTTATATGTATAAAGATTATCAATATGAGGGTGGATTTTATAGGTTTATATATAATAGAAAATTTTTAAATGATAATAATATTATTTTTTGTAATTATAAAAGATTTCAAGATTCGGTTTTTTTTGTTTGTTGTATGACATTTGCTAAAAGCTTTTATGCTATAAGTAAAAATGTTTATTTTTATAGAAAAGGACATAAAGATATAATATGGGATTATAGTAAGTTACATGATCATTTATGCGGTGTTAATAAACTGCTAATTACTTCAAAAAAATATAGTTATAATTATTTATATTATGAGTTAGTAAAAAATATTTATTTTTTTATTGATAAAATAAACAGATTTGATTTATTTATATTATTTATAAAAATATATTATTCTATAAATTTTGAAATAATCAATCAAGAAAGATATAGACACAAATTTAAAATATATAGAGTGAAATTTTATATAAAGATATTAAAGATGGTGTATATTATTTTAAAATATAAATGTATTAGTTAATTTATTTTTTATAAAATTGAAGAGGCTTTTTTGTATAGGTGAGAAAACAATTAATTATGGAGGGGATTATGTTGAATCGTAAGGTTAAAAAACTTTTTAAACATCCATATCTTTTTTTTAAAGATATAGGAAAAAAAAATGTGACAGAGAAGCAAGGGTATGAGGAGTATAAAATAATGAATAATATAAAA contains these protein-coding regions:
- a CDS encoding site-specific DNA-methyltransferase — protein: MPRLTSQERQEINRYLEADKPLPEKYRFLLFEDNRQVELVWNGKTNEVCNVVLPFQTIEQVDEPRSDEHALEQGTSTQRLKFVDNPLFDMRGRQLKGWTNKLIWGDNKLILSSLKNGPLRQEIEKQGGLKLIYIDPPFDVGADFSMDIEIGEDTFTKQPGILEEIAYRDTWGLGADSFISMIYERLILMRDLLADDGSIYVHCDQRLNSHIKFILYELFGRDNFKNEIIWQRTTAGKTSYENFPKNSDHILWSQKSDNIIFNGCFGPLSTQYIETFNKDDNDGRGPYSTQPIINPSKICPELNYDYIDNHGKIWKRPTKGWRFNQKRMKELENDNRLVFGKSIREKYYLKEREKIGAQLSNIWTDIPGNTLGYTQENVNYPTQKPEALLERIIKASSNEGDLVADFFCGSGTTAAVAEKLGRKWIAADLGKFAIHTTRKRMIGVQRQLKKDGKNYRAFEILNLGKYERQHYIGVNENLREEEKRQQLKARETAFLELILNAYHAERVSGFNTFHGKKNGRMVVVGPVNMPVTRLFVEEVFLECRTLKITKVDVLGFEFEMGLFPNILDNARSHGIDLVPKYIPATVFDKRAVERDQVIFHDVAFIEAKVLYNAKNKNDVAVKLTDFSVFYSQDSTRQAETVLKNNASKIVMEQGQIIKVSKDRNGIVSRELLTQKWTDWIDYWSVDFDFESKREIIQQLNPETGENEEIWTGDYIFENEWQTFRTAKDRTLELISAPHQYAKPGQYKIAVKVVDIFGNDTMTILAVNIQ
- a CDS encoding DEAD/DEAH box helicase yields the protein MALHPKFPESPYAILEPELRWFPADENLRTCGMEKLIPPLVDKLRREVKTFRDSGYVGASDTSRSLLNWWFCTPHLLPRSDGNMAEFQYFFAQREALETIIFLYDVRGVREKFDLMRFDSTGLVSAGMFDENWLRLVIKMATGSGKTKVMSLALVWSFFHKLYELDSGLSRNFLIIAPNIIVLDRIYKDFQGLRIFFEDPTLPDNGYEGHNWRDDFQLTLHKQDEVNITHSVGNIFLTNIHRVYCGNDSLPSANDENSKDYFLGRKPTGATNDSKVDLRGIVRSIGELMIINDEAHHIHDPSLAWFKSIQDIHNNLLQKGAALSLQLDVTATPKHNNGAIFVQTVVDYPLVEAIYQNVVKHPVLPDAPSRAKLEEKQSAKFTEKYADYLDLGVVEWRKAYKEHEKVGKKGILFVMTDDTRNCDEVAEYLESRYLELKGAVLVIHTKNNGEISEASSGRAKEELERLRRLSNEIDDSSSPYKAIVSVLMLKEGWDVRNVTTIVGLRAYSAKSNILPEQTLGRGLRKMYFGGLREQVSVVGTDAFMDFVESIQLEGVELERKPMGGGTGAKAPLVIEVDRENLKKDIDALDMEIPVLTPRIYREYKNLEELDIKALGNNKLEYRQFSEEEQREIIFKDITTGEITHKTILNSAGVADFSSVIGFFAKTIMGELRLFSGYDVLYGKVKAFVRDELFTQSVDLESANTLRNLSEIEASRTIIDTFKKAINALTVRDRGSAEIRDTIKLRNTRPFMVKEQDYRPAQKSVFNRIIGDSHLELLFADFLESCPDVISYAKNYLAVNFRLDYVRADGSISNYIPDFFVKLSPTDIVIVETKGREDLDVPEKMARLKQWCEDINVAQSKTRFDFVYVDEESFKKYRPISMKALLGGFTEYK
- a CDS encoding esterase-like activity of phytase family protein — protein: MNKFFAFAAAGAMLLGVCGQAQALPEPDMSPKYTYELKDVMKVDGRQGVACDGKYIYVSCSKALYKYDMDGKLVLKNDKPFETGYTKAVNHLGDIDVYNGEIYCGVENFMDGVGKDIQVSVYDANTLKFKRAFPFNEASGQLETSGITVDPVKGSVWMCSWVGEESGRYLYEYDLDGNYLRKVHLQPVPQWVQGIFYYEGSLFLTADDGTADDNEPDHLYRVDISSNTYAPVILEKTFTEAIRQGEIEGLCVDPSTGDLLVHQNRGARIVLGMTKGMYPGYKEEVHEIYRYKMTPAM
- a CDS encoding tyrosine-type recombinase/integrase, with translation MHETAGRVVLSEFIHTRYVPYIREHKRSWQTDVRYVHRHILPYLGECRLEDINEEKLYHWKEKLLAAGLSHNTCYRLFWLVKYILNCAVRWHVLASDEAFRHAVCRRSAPRCPEVLSASEKQRLIALLNQYRNNVAARAIHLLLLTGASKSEILYARREDVDLPGRSLAVRRGSEVVRRLPLSEAAVRLIAELPVRADVPWLFFRPATGERVVTVFAFWDKLRRELGRPTLRLNDLRHIFVHSLLQNGATYKDVRSHLGHYSSEAFLLQSQMQGGQADPSQGAFQ
- a CDS encoding DVU3141 family protein, giving the protein MIVRLVPGSLRAGGKVFACLAASFLVCALASGCVQKQPSVPSAPAEAAAPSGDAFALALSRMQVGEEALMPTPFGMDSRVMLESSYTSGLGQTCRRAAVRAGGITHRIAVCRDASGWTTAEPIFENVQR
- a CDS encoding ABC transporter permease; translated protein: MDSALTVQGRVIYALMMREVHTIYGTSRLGYLWALIQTMWGIGMFWGMRYLAGAKAPHGMHILMFMLVGFGLFNMFSGILNKCMNAVAGNRALLTFPQVTPVDLMLSRAVIVWATEVVAALLLITIGMLCGMPFYLTDFGGLLFLLLLTPLLGLGMGMLCASLAVLYPTLEKIVPMVMRILFFASGLFYSATMLPSYVLRYLWYNPLIQIIEWGRVCLSRGYSTISYSPEYLLSVTVTCLCLGFLMERYVRRRLV
- a CDS encoding ABC transporter ATP-binding protein, producing the protein MIELSHVCKSYGLPHGRKVVLDNVSHIFREGVNMGILGLNGAGKSTLMRVICGAESPDKGRVKRTSRVSWPIGFSGGFHGSLTGRENMRFTCRIYGANIKQVTDFVEDFSELGPYMDMPIRTYSSGMKAKLAFGLSMAIGFDFYLIDEGYAVGDASFRAKSERVFQERKAHSTLLVVAHSTSVIRANCDNAAILKGGKLIFFDTLDEALSVYEGMCRGKK